In Vibrio celticus, one genomic interval encodes:
- the ompR gene encoding osmolarity response regulator transcription factor OmpR has protein sequence MQENYKILVVDDDARLRALLERYLSEQGFQVRSVANSEQMDRLLTRENFHLMVLDLMLPGEDGLSICRRLRNANNSLPILMLTAKGDEVDRIVGLEVGADDYLPKPFNPRELLARIKAVLRRQVIEAPGAPSTEESVVEFGEFRLNLGTREMFRGEEPMPLTSGEFAVLKSLVTNAREPMSRDKLMNMARGREYSAMERSIDVQISRLRRLVEEDPSKPRYIQTVWGLGYVFVPDGKAV, from the coding sequence ATGCAAGAAAACTACAAAATTTTAGTGGTCGATGACGATGCTCGTTTACGTGCACTGTTAGAGCGCTATCTGTCAGAGCAGGGCTTTCAAGTGCGTAGCGTGGCAAACAGTGAGCAGATGGACCGCCTGTTAACCCGTGAAAATTTTCACTTGATGGTATTGGATTTAATGTTGCCGGGCGAAGATGGTCTATCGATCTGTCGTCGTTTACGAAACGCAAACAACTCGCTACCAATCCTGATGCTTACAGCAAAGGGTGATGAAGTGGATCGCATTGTGGGCTTGGAAGTGGGTGCTGATGATTACCTGCCAAAACCATTTAACCCACGTGAACTGCTTGCTCGTATTAAAGCGGTACTGCGTCGCCAAGTCATTGAAGCGCCGGGCGCACCAAGTACAGAAGAGTCTGTGGTTGAATTTGGTGAATTCCGTTTGAACCTAGGTACTCGCGAAATGTTCCGCGGTGAAGAGCCAATGCCTCTTACTTCGGGTGAATTTGCGGTACTTAAGTCATTGGTAACGAATGCTCGTGAGCCAATGTCTCGCGATAAGCTGATGAACATGGCTCGTGGCCGTGAGTATTCAGCAATGGAACGTTCTATCGATGTTCAGATTTCACGTCTGCGTCGTCTAGTTGAAGAAGATCCAAGCAAACCTCGCTACATCCAAACGGTGTGGGGCTTGGGTTATGTATTCGTTCCAGATGGCAAAGCTGTGTAA